The genomic segment CGGGCCACTGTGCTGTGATCTTGACGGGCCGGATGATGTCGGAGGCCCAGGTCTCCACCTGCGTACGGAGGATGGTGACGCCGTGTGTGGCGGCAGTGCCCGGGTGTAGCAGTTCCGTGGCCACCTGCCTGCTCTCGTGGAGAGCGAGCACCTGCGCGGTGTACTCACCCTGTGTCCCGACACCGATCCGGTCGGGATGTTCGGCGGATACGCCCAGTTGATCCCTGGGGCCGAGCCGCTCGGCGCAGAGGTAGGTGAAGCCGCACCCGTGGCCGTGCAACTCGGGCAGCATGCGCTCGGGAGCTGTCGCGTCCACGAGGTAGAGCGCCTGCTCGTCCGGGACTTCGAAGCGGTGGACGACCGGAGCGAAGGCGGGATCGCTGTTGTCGAGCCGGATCTCGATGACCGAGTCCGGCGCGGAAGGGTGCAATACCTCATGTGCTTCCCCGAGTGCCAGTCCGTACGGCCCGTTCAGCTGCACCACACCACCGCCCCCCGACTCCGCCAATTGGCGTGCCAGCAGGAGCGCTTGAATAGTAGTGCTCTTGCCGGTGCCGTTCAGCCCGGTCAGCACCGTGAAGGGACGGAACGTGAAGGACGCGTCGGTGAAACGCTTGAAGTTCCGGATCCCCAGTGAGGTGATCACTTGCCTGCCCCCGCGGCTCGCGCGGTGGCTTCAAAACGGTAGACGACACGGCGGACGTCGCCTGTGGAGGAGGTGATCGCCTCCAGATACCGGTAGTCGTTCGTCATGAGCTTGCGCGCCGCCCTGACGATGTCTTTCCGGCGGCGTTCGAGATCCTTCGTGTCGCTGTCGGCCAGCGTGATCGACCAGGTTTCGAAGAGGGCGCGGTTGATCGGGTTTCTTCCGGACACACCCTCCGGCCACTTGCGGAAGGCGTAGTCGGCGAAGACCACGCGCGCGTTCCGCATGGCCTTCTCGAAGGCGGACTTGAGTTCCTCGACGCGTTCGTCGGAGACCTCCTTCGGACTGTCCAGCATGGCCGTGGTGCGTTGCAGGAACGGGTCCATCGCCGGGCCCTTCGCATGTGCGTAGCCGTCCACTCCCAGGAGCCAGAACGCGGCGAAGCGCAGTGCCATCTCCCGGTCGTTCATCCGGAGGTGGCCGCCCAGGTTGTTCGTCGCCTCGTTGAACGCCGCCGTTGAGGTCATCGCCTTGAGGATCGCTCGGCTGCGGTCCCGGCTCATGCAGTGCCGGATCTCCTGGGCGCTGAGGGGCGTTCCGCCGGTGTTGATGCGCTTGAAGATGTCATACATGACGTCTGTCGGAGTCGTCGGATCGATGACGTGGGCGACGATCTGCGCGTTGTTGATGCGCCGCTTCCACGGCGCGGGGAGGTCGTCGAACCGCTTCCCCTCTACGGTCTCCTTGAGATATTCGAGCCCTTTCAACGCGAAGCCCGCGCCCTGTCCGCCGCGCACGAAGTCGTGGATGGTCGACAGCCGCTGAAGCCCGTCGACTACACGCATGTACCCGTCGGTGTCCTCCGCGAAATAGAACGCGGGGAGCGGGATCTGCAGGAGCACCGACTCGATGAGCCTGGACTTCTGCCCCAGCTTCCAGACCCGGCCCCGCTGGAAGTCGGGAGCGAGCTCCAGCGAATCGTCATCGATCATGTCCAGAGCGTTGCGCAGCGAGAATTGCCGGGTGTTGACCCTGATCTGCTCCGGGTTCCAGGGCCGGTCGATCTCGGGGAGGGCGTCGTCGTTCTCGGCCTCCGCTTCGACGTCGGTGGCGGTGTCGAGGAAGTACTCCTCCGTAATCTTCGGTGGCTGCTGGCGCTCCGGGGTCGTCATGGAGGCGATCGTATCGGGGGACTCCGGCCCGGCTTCGCGTGTTCCGAGAGGATTCCCGGTGCCGGGTGCGCGGCTGTTTCCGGCTCTCCGGTGAAGGCGCGGCGCCGTGGGCCCTCGCGCTTCGGACGGGGGCGCGACGGCCGGCCGGGCCGGTGCGCGGGGACGGCGTGCGGGACCGCGTACCTCGCCGGGCGGCGCGGCCCCGA from the Streptomyces xinghaiensis S187 genome contains:
- a CDS encoding DUF3696 domain-containing protein; translation: MITSLGIRNFKRFTDASFTFRPFTVLTGLNGTGKSTTIQALLLARQLAESGGGGVVQLNGPYGLALGEAHEVLHPSAPDSVIEIRLDNSDPAFAPVVHRFEVPDEQALYLVDATAPERMLPELHGHGCGFTYLCAERLGPRDQLGVSAEHPDRIGVGTQGEYTAQVLALHESRQVATELLHPGTAATHGVTILRTQVETWASDIIRPVKITAQWPAGITASTIRFQEPGLLSEPIRPTNMGFGFSYALPVIVAGLLSRPGDLLIVENPEAHLHPGGQSKLGRFLARVAGAGAQVIVETHSDHVLNGARLAVAEERVLAPENALVHYFGAEEVGSAPIEFTEKGELTDWPEGFFDQMEHDLGRLARARRRGR
- a CDS encoding DUF262 domain-containing protein codes for the protein MTTPERQQPPKITEEYFLDTATDVEAEAENDDALPEIDRPWNPEQIRVNTRQFSLRNALDMIDDDSLELAPDFQRGRVWKLGQKSRLIESVLLQIPLPAFYFAEDTDGYMRVVDGLQRLSTIHDFVRGGQGAGFALKGLEYLKETVEGKRFDDLPAPWKRRINNAQIVAHVIDPTTPTDVMYDIFKRINTGGTPLSAQEIRHCMSRDRSRAILKAMTSTAAFNEATNNLGGHLRMNDREMALRFAAFWLLGVDGYAHAKGPAMDPFLQRTTAMLDSPKEVSDERVEELKSAFEKAMRNARVVFADYAFRKWPEGVSGRNPINRALFETWSITLADSDTKDLERRRKDIVRAARKLMTNDYRYLEAITSSTGDVRRVVYRFEATARAAGAGK